CTAGACCATCTATAGTGTGTCCCTCTTCATAAAGCTTACTTGTAAGAACAGCTGTTCCAAATCCTATATCCAAAACTTTCGATTGACTTTTTTGCATAATTTCATTGAAAATAGTATTTAAAATTGTTTTATATCCTGCAAATGGATATTGATTACTTTCTTCACTCAATTGTACTGTATGATCATAATTATTTGCCCATAGATTAAAACCTTGTTTATTTAACATGTATGCTCCTCCTATTATTCAAGCGAATAATTGAGCACATTTTATTATTCGCTAAGTTTTCCCTTTACATGTTTGTTCTCTTTCATATCAATAACATTTTTCATAATTATTCCTCCTTACATAATAATTAGAATATTACCATAATTATGTATAATTTTAAACAATTAATTTAATACGCATTTTTAAAGAAAAAGCCTCTTCCTAATGAAGAGGCAAAATTGGTACATTATAAAATATTATTTATTCGTCTTTTTCCTTCGTTCGCTGTATAAATGATCTCATCAAACAATTCCTGTACAGTAGGAATATTATTAATCAGTCCCATAACCTGACCTGCCCAACCAAAACCTTCTTCAATTTTACCTTCGTAAATATATTTGCGATTTGCTCTACCGCTAATCATATCTTTTAAATCTTCATAGGTAGCTTCTTTTTGTTCACGGTTGACAATTTCTTCGGTAAAACTTGTTTTTAAAGCACGACCTGGAGTACCCAACGATCTCTCGATTACGATTGTATCTGTTTCTTTTGCATTTATAATTGCTTCTTTATATACATTATTTGCATGAATACATTCTTTTGTCGCAATAAAGCGGGTACCCATTTCTATCCCTTCAGCACCCAGTGCAAATGCAGCAAGCAAGCCTCTTCCATCACCAAATCCACCACTAGCTAAAACTGGTATCGATACAGATTCTACTATCCGTGGTACAAGTACAATAGTGCCAATATCTTCCCTGCCTAAATGTCCACCGCCTTCTTGTCCAACTGCCATGACAAGATCAGCACCAAGTTGTTCTGCCTTTTGTGCTTGTCTAACACCAGAAACAAGAACCATTGTTTTGATGCCTTCATCCTTTACTCTTTCAAGCACTGACTTCGGATTACCTCCTGTAATTGAAATGGCTGGCACCTTTTCTTCAATTGCTACTTCCAACAAATCTTCGTGTTTTTGATCATGTCTTGAAATTGCAAAATTCACACCAAACGGATTGTTTGTTAAAGTGCGTACCTTGCGAATCTCTTCTCTAAGTTTTTCTGGAGTTCCTAAAGTTGCAGCAGTAATTTGGCCTAAACCACCTGCATTTGATACAGCTGCAGCAAGTTCTGCATAAGCTAAATAAGCAAGTCCCCCTTGAATAATTGGATACTTAATCCCAAGTAAATCTGTTACACGTGTTTTCAAACATTACACCCCCGATGTCATTTAAAACATGATTTAACACCATTAATTATACATAATATTCCGAAATTACAATATACTTTTTAAACCGCTTTTCTTTGAAAATAGATGTATCCACAAAGAAAGAACAAAATAAATCCCCCTCCGACTACGGATATCAATTGTTCCCACGGAATAAAAAAGATATCGTCTGTTTTTCCACCAATATACATCATCGAAAAAGGTTGTGCCCATAGATAGTAGGGTCCAATATGTTCAGAATTTATTGCTAATATTGACGGTAATGTGAAGATAACATTAACAGCAAAAGGTGCTGCAAAACTATTAAATAACATCGACATCCATAATTGCAAAGCAACTAATGGAAAGGTTGCTACCCACCCACCTAAAATACTTTTCCATATAATTTCAATAGGGAAAGGTTCGCTAAATCCTTTAATACTCCCCACTGCAACTAACGCGCAAAGATAGAGTAGTTGAATGACCAATACAAGTATTACCAATACAATATATTTAGCGACAAATACTTGCCCCCTTGAAACAGGTAACGCCAAAAGTTGTTTCCATCCACCTGCTTGATGTTCATATCTACAAATCAAACTAGACAGCACTCCAGTAATTAGAGGGAGAAATAATAAAGCATACGTTAAATTCATATATAGTAATGCTTGTTCCCATTCACTTACTTTTACTTCAATAGGTGAATTAATACCTGTCATTAGACCGATTAATGGTCCTATCATAAGAATGAATGTTATTTTGGATTTACGTAATTTAAACCATTCTGATTGTAAAATAGCTATCATTTATTTCACGTCCCTTCTATTAAAATCAAGCATACCGACAATATAAAGCATGCATCCAATAGTTATTCCAAAAACAACATTTAGTATTGGGTTGTCCCATTCATTCACCAAAGATGGCCATTTCCAAATCATCCAATCCGGTAATGCTGATCCTGTAAAAGCTAAAATCGTTCCAACAATTCCTATAGTAATTGGAATTCCTTGATTTTGACTAACAACTGCAATCCATAATTGTAAGGCTAATACTGGAAATGCAGCTAAGAAAGGATAAAAACTATATTTAAATATCTCAAAATATGGAATTGGTTTTCCTAAATCCAGAAACACACCAAATCCAAGTGTAAAGATCATTAAAAAGCATGATGAAAAAAATAACAAACTAAAAACCACTGCAAATTTGGATAAGTAAACATTTATTTTGCTTACGGGTAGCGCAATCAACTGCTTCCACGCATTCGTTTCATCTTCTACACTAACGATTAAAGATGTTAATATGGCAATTCCCAGTACAATTGCAAGTGGTGTAAATGTACTGACATTATCTAAATAATATCCCCAATCATCATTACTTTGCTTTAATAGATAATCTTTTCGCACACCGTAATTAACCATTTGCATTGCAACAACACCTAATGGACCTAGAAATGATAAAAGCCAAAAACCTTTTCGTTTTATTTTAAGAAAATCAGTCACGATTAGATTTCGAATCATACTAATTTCTCTCCCCTTGTCATTTGAAGGAAGATTTCTTCTAATGATCTTTTTTCTTCTTCAACTCTGTAGATAGATAATCCGTTATGAACTAACGTTTCTACAATTTGTGCAACATTTTCATTTGAACAATCAGAAAGGTAAATTAGGTCATCCTTATAAGTAGTGTTTATTCCTCTAGCTAGTAATGATCGCCAAGCCTTCTCACCATCATTCACTTTGAGTGATACAGATTGATGAGCATATAAACGCATTGCATCTATTGAATCTTGAAATATTAATTTTCCTTTATTTAATATACCTACTGTTGTTGCTATCTGATCAATCTCAGATAGTAAATGACTTGATATCAGAACAGTCATATCATATTTTGAAGGAAGGCTCTTGATCAATTCCCTTATCTCAATAATTCCAGATGGATCTAATCCATTCGTTGGTTCATCTAAAATTAACAATTCTGGATTATGTAATAATGCTGCCGCAATTCCTAACCGTTGCTTCATTCCCAGAGAAAAACCCTTAACCTTCTTATTACTTACATTTGTTAAACGTACAATTTCTAATACTTTATGAATTCTTGAAGGTGGTACATTTAAAATCTTTCGAATAGCTTCCAAATTTTCATATGCAGTCAAATGTGGATAGTATGAAGGGTTTTCAACTAATGCTCCAACTTTTTGTAAAATCTTGATTCTATCCTTTTTTAAATCTTTTCCAAATATGTGGATGTCTCCAGAGGTTGGCTTCATCAAACCTAAAAGCATGCGAATGGTTGTCGTCTTTCCAGCTCCATTCGGCCCCAGGAATCCATATATTTCCCTTTTGGGTATTTTTAACTCTACTCCATCAACTGCTTTTTCATTTCCAAAACTTTTTGACAAGTTCTCCGTATGTACTATATATTCCATTTTCCTCACCTCTTGTTCTATATTAGAAAATCTAGGTTAAAACTAGGTAAGAAGGAAGTTTAAATTTTGTTTAAATTTTG
This window of the Rummeliibacillus pycnus genome carries:
- a CDS encoding NAD(P)H-dependent flavin oxidoreductase, translating into MKTRVTDLLGIKYPIIQGGLAYLAYAELAAAVSNAGGLGQITAATLGTPEKLREEIRKVRTLTNNPFGVNFAISRHDQKHEDLLEVAIEEKVPAISITGGNPKSVLERVKDEGIKTMVLVSGVRQAQKAEQLGADLVMAVGQEGGGHLGREDIGTIVLVPRIVESVSIPVLASGGFGDGRGLLAAFALGAEGIEMGTRFIATKECIHANNVYKEAIINAKETDTIVIERSLGTPGRALKTSFTEEIVNREQKEATYEDLKDMISGRANRKYIYEGKIEEGFGWAGQVMGLINNIPTVQELFDEIIYTANEGKRRINNIL
- a CDS encoding ABC transporter permease, which codes for MIAILQSEWFKLRKSKITFILMIGPLIGLMTGINSPIEVKVSEWEQALLYMNLTYALLFLPLITGVLSSLICRYEHQAGGWKQLLALPVSRGQVFVAKYIVLVILVLVIQLLYLCALVAVGSIKGFSEPFPIEIIWKSILGGWVATFPLVALQLWMSMLFNSFAAPFAVNVIFTLPSILAINSEHIGPYYLWAQPFSMMYIGGKTDDIFFIPWEQLISVVGGGFILFFLCGYIYFQRKAV
- a CDS encoding ABC transporter permease, with product MIRNLIVTDFLKIKRKGFWLLSFLGPLGVVAMQMVNYGVRKDYLLKQSNDDWGYYLDNVSTFTPLAIVLGIAILTSLIVSVEDETNAWKQLIALPVSKINVYLSKFAVVFSLLFFSSCFLMIFTLGFGVFLDLGKPIPYFEIFKYSFYPFLAAFPVLALQLWIAVVSQNQGIPITIGIVGTILAFTGSALPDWMIWKWPSLVNEWDNPILNVVFGITIGCMLYIVGMLDFNRRDVK
- a CDS encoding ABC transporter ATP-binding protein, which produces MEYIVHTENLSKSFGNEKAVDGVELKIPKREIYGFLGPNGAGKTTTIRMLLGLMKPTSGDIHIFGKDLKKDRIKILQKVGALVENPSYYPHLTAYENLEAIRKILNVPPSRIHKVLEIVRLTNVSNKKVKGFSLGMKQRLGIAAALLHNPELLILDEPTNGLDPSGIIEIRELIKSLPSKYDMTVLISSHLLSEIDQIATTVGILNKGKLIFQDSIDAMRLYAHQSVSLKVNDGEKAWRSLLARGINTTYKDDLIYLSDCSNENVAQIVETLVHNGLSIYRVEEEKRSLEEIFLQMTRGEKLV